ACGACGACTGTAAATTATTTCGACAGTCGCGTACCGCGAATCGTGTCGCCTTTACCGCAGACGCGGTCGACTTCCTGCGTTTTCTGTGATGTAAGCTTTAATTGCTTGGCAAGCCGACAAAAACGAAACGCGTGCAAGGCTTTGTTCGCCTAGCGTGCGTTACTTCCATTGTCATGCCGTCGTTCTGCAAACGCAATACCGGGGCGCTTTCGCGGGCATGGTGTTTTGCCAGCGCAACGTATTAAGGCGGCGCCCGCCCTACTGCGGGCTGTCGTTCAACGCCGAAGCCAGCGTGGTCCAGGCGAGCGCCGCGCATTCGACTCGCGAAGGGAAATCTCGCACCGCATTCAGCACGGCTAGATGGCTGGCAAGGAGGCTTGAGCCGGCCTCCGCGTCGATCTGGTCGGGCTCGCCGATCTGGTCGGCACCGGACAGGCGCGCCAGCGCGTTGAGCAGCATGGCGATCGAACCCAGCGCTTCATCGCGGGATTTGCCTTTTACGTGCTCGGTCATGATGGATGCGGAAGCCATCGAAATGCCGCAGCAACTGCATTGGAAACCGGCATCCTCTATGCGGCTGTCATGGAGGCGCAAATAAACGGTCA
This genomic interval from Burkholderiales bacterium contains the following:
- a CDS encoding SUF system NifU family Fe-S cluster assembly protein — its product is MAKLNKLYDDVIMDHIKNARNYRQIANADRRVEGFNPLCGDTLTVYLRLHDSRIEDAGFQCSCCGISMASASIMTEHVKGKSRDEALGSIAMLLNALARLSGADQIGEPDQIDAEAGSSLLASHLAVLNAVRDFPSRVECAALAWTTLASALNDSPQ